GGCCTATTATATCCTGCTCGTTATATGCAGGTATGAGAACGCTTACTCCAGCCAATTACTTCTTCTCCAGGCTCTGAGGAATGAGTCTGTCGGCGGTGTCTTTGACACCGAACCGAGCCTTTTCACCATTAAGCGCGCAGATCAGAGCTATCTGACCTATAGCCGAATCCACATTGTCAACCGTCGCAATACCGGATTTATGCCATATTGGGACATACGAGCTTATGCATTGGGTCCCTTCGCATCCAACCACGACGCAATCGGGCTGGTTGAACTGCGCAATCAACTGAGTGTCGATGTAATGTGGGCTGAAAGTGGTACGTGACTGGGCTCCACCGACCAATACAATGAACCGGTTGTGCCTGGTGTATTCACCTGTAAACTTGGCGACGCCTGAGTCCTCCAGCCTTGAAAGAAAATGCTGATAGTCGCCGGTATAGAGCATATTTGCAAGAATAGAGAAAATCTTATCGCGTGCCTCTTTCGGGTCGCCGGGCGGGGTTATTCCGCAGTTTATCAGCGCAGCGCTGATCTTTGCATCGTCATCAAATGGAAATAGGCGATTGATGTCAGTGACCGAGTTAACTCGTGCCCCGGCCATCTCCAGAGCAAGTTTGACGTTGCCCGACAGTTCGTCATAATCACCTGTCTGGACTATAGCCACATTTCTCCAAGCCAGTCTGTCTTTGACGACCGTTGGGAGAATTACTCTGCAGAGATCTTCGCAATTTTTTGCAACTTCTGCCTTTTTCGCGGCATCATCAGCGGCTATGTCTATCTCACGCTTGAGAACACGCATTGAGTTCTCGTAACGGGCGATTGTGCTCCGTTCCGTGCCTGTGACCGGTGTTCTTTTGGCGAATGAGGTGCCGATCACTATCCCGACCGCAAGCGCGAAGAAAACCGCTGCCAGGCTGTATATGTGATATCGAATGTCAATCATTCTATCTCTTCCATTCCCACGGGCGTGTCTTAGTATAGAACTGCCAGAACTGTGATCTGAGATTGTCTATCACGGACTGCACTCTGTCCTGTATTGTGGGCGACAGCGCCAGCACTGTCGCTATTACAACCAGCGCCGCCAGGGCAAGAATTCCGACATACTTTACGCTTGGCTGCGCCCGATACAGTTTACTTACACCTTTTGCGTCGACTAACCTGTTTCCGACTTTGAGCCTGACGAGAAATGTGCTGGACATGCCTTTGCGGCCTTTGTCCAGAAAGTCGATCAGGTGCGAGTGAGTGCCCACAGCAACAATCAACTCCGCGCCTTTCTCATACGCCAAAAGCAGTGCAAGGTCTTCGCTGGTTCCCGGTATTGCGCAGACATGCGGTTCCAGACCGAGCGAGCGCACACGCGGCAGTCCTGGAGCTTTTCCGCTGGTGTATGCGTGCACGATGAGTTCGGCTCCGCATTTGAGCGTGGTATCGGAGACGCTGTCCATATCGCCGATTATGATATCGGGTTTCAGACCGATCTCGACCAGAGCGTCCGCGCCCCCGTCCACACCGATCAGTACGGGCTTCATCTCACGAATATAGTGCCTGATAATCGCGAGGTCCTGCTTGTATGTCTCGCCCCTGACGACCACCAACACGTGCCGATTGTTGATCTGTGTCAGCACATCCGGCAGCGCAGAGGGGTCAAGCAGCAGTGACTTTTCCTTGGTGACGTAGGTGAGAGTATTCTTTGCAAAGTCTTCGAGCACAGTGCCCAGGTTCGCCTTAGCCTCTTCTATGAGCGTGTCGATTTTCTCTTTTGTAAGGACCTTACCACGCGAAAGAGTGTCATCATTTCTGCAGATTGCGCCATCTCTGATCTCGATTTGCTCGCCCTCTTTGATACCTTTGAACAGCTCTTCGCCGGCATTGTCGATGAGCGCGATCCCTGCGTCGATGAGCACACGCGGGCCGAGGTTGGGGTAATGTCCCGAGCATGACTTGGCAGCATTTATGACGGCAGCGACATCCGCATCCACGAGCATCTGCGCGGCTGTGGAGTCGATATCTTCGTGGTTTATTAATGCTATATCGCCCGGCTTCAGGCGTTTTGCAAGGTCTTTTGTGCGTTTGTCGAGCCTAATGGTCCCTCTGATATGCAAGTGACAGCATCTCCCTGGCGTGTTGGGTGGCGGCCACGGACGATTCTGTTCCACCCAGCATCCGTGCCAATTCAGCAACTCTCTCTTCATTTTCAAGCGCAGTTATTCTTACCATGCTACGCCCATCTAATACGACTTTGTCGACGGAAAAGTGCCTGTCGGCTTTACTTGCCACCTGTGGCAGGTGAGTGACACACAGTACCTGACAGTTTTTTGCCAGAGACGCAATCTTGTCACCGAGGACTTGCGCGGTCCTGCCGCCAATCCCTGAGTCTATCTCGTCGAAGATGAGAGTGGGGACCGATGCGCCCGCCGTCACCGACTTCAGTGCAAGCATGATCCTGGACATCTCGCCGCCGGAAGCTATCTTCGCAAGTGGCTTAACCGGTTCACCAGGGTTAGGTGAGATCATGAACTCGAGTTCATCGGCGCCCTTAAGTCCGGGATCTATCGGTTGCATACTTACCTCAAATCTTGTTTTACCCATCGCAAGGTCGGATAGTTCGGACTCCACAGCCTTTTCAAATTTTGGTGCGGATGCTTTTCTGAGTTTGGTGAGTTTTTCACATATGCCATGCAGCTTGTTTTGCATATCTTCTATACGGTTTGCAAGCGAACCTGAAAGCTCCTCGGCATTGGTGAGTTCCTCAACCTTGCCGGAGAGTTCACTTGCGTATCTTAGTATATCCTCGATGGTATCGCCATATTTGTGCTTGAGAGTGCGGATCAGTTCGAGCCTCTCCTCGACCTGCTCCAGCCTGTTCGGGTCGGCCTCGACATCTTCCATATACTGCCTGACCTGACTGAGTGCATCCTGCGATGCGATAAGCGCGGTGTTCATGTTTTCGACGAACTCGCCCATAGATGGGTCCATGGCCGAAATCTTCTCAGCGGAACCGGCGGCGGCGCTCAATGAATCGATGCACCCCCCGTCCGCACCGAGCGCATCATGGATTTCGGAGGCCGCCGCGTATAGTTTTTCTGCGTTGGCGAGCCTGTTCCTTTCAATGAGCAATTCTTCATCCTCGCCCGGTTGAAGTTTTGCGTCCGATATTTCCTGCGCCTGGAAGTTGTAGAGGTCGAGCAGCCGTGCTCTTTCGCGTTCGTCGGTGCGCAGTCTGTCGCGTTTACTGCACAAGTCCGCCAGCTGCGTATATATATCCTGGGCCTGGTCTCGTAAACCTATGATATCCTCGCCGCACCAATCGTCATAGATGTCTATGTGTGTCGACACCGACAGAAGTGACTGGTGCTCATGCTGGCCATGTATGTCTATCAGGTGCGAGGTTATGTCCTTGAGCACGGAAGCGGTCGCGGGGCGTCCGTTTATGCGGCACTGCGACCTGCCTTCGTGTGCGATCTCACGGCTGAGGATCAATACTCCGTCTTCAGGCTCAAAGCCGTAATCACTCGCCGTGCGTATCGCCTCGGGGTTGTCTGAAACATTGAAGACCGCCTCAACAAAAGCCCTGTCAGTGCCTGTCCGCACGACTTCGCTGCCTGTGCGTTCACCCAGCGCCGCACTCATCGCGTCCACGATGATCGACTTGCCCGCGCCTGTCTCACCCGTGAGCACGTTGAATCCCTGTCCCGTTTCCAGGTGCAGTTCGTCTATCAGAGCAAAGTTTTGGATGTGGAGTTCGATCAGCATTGTTCTAGAAAAGTTGTCGGTTGACGGTTGGCTGTTGGCAGTCAGCTTATACTATCAAACTATCCCGCCATCAAGCCATCAATCCATGATTATTGTCCACCGCTGAACCTCTGTCCCCAGTGCAGTCTGCGCTGCAGCTTGGAATAGAAGCTGTGAGCGTTGAGTTGGACCAGTCTGGCGGTGAAGTCTGCCTTGCTCACCTCCACCTTATCGCCGCAGATCAGGTGCTGCCCCAGTTGGCCGTCCACCGTGACCATTATATCGGGTTTATCTTCGCGGCATTCGGGCACGATCTGCACGCTTTCGGTATCGGGTACTACAAGGGATCGCGCGTTCATAGTGTGGGGGCAGATGGGTGTGATGATGAGCACGTCGACGTCCGG
This genomic window from bacterium contains:
- a CDS encoding copper transporter, with product MIDIRYHIYSLAAVFFALAVGIVIGTSFAKRTPVTGTERSTIARYENSMRVLKREIDIAADDAAKKAEVAKNCEDLCRVILPTVVKDRLAWRNVAIVQTGDYDELSGNVKLALEMAGARVNSVTDINRLFPFDDDAKISAALINCGITPPGDPKEARDKIFSILANMLYTGDYQHFLSRLEDSGVAKFTGEYTRHNRFIVLVGGAQSRTTFSPHYIDTQLIAQFNQPDCVVVGCEGTQCISSYVPIWHKSGIATVDNVDSAIGQIALICALNGEKARFGVKDTADRLIPQSLEKK
- the recN gene encoding DNA repair protein RecN, with product MLIELHIQNFALIDELHLETGQGFNVLTGETGAGKSIIVDAMSAALGERTGSEVVRTGTDRAFVEAVFNVSDNPEAIRTASDYGFEPEDGVLILSREIAHEGRSQCRINGRPATASVLKDITSHLIDIHGQHEHQSLLSVSTHIDIYDDWCGEDIIGLRDQAQDIYTQLADLCSKRDRLRTDERERARLLDLYNFQAQEISDAKLQPGEDEELLIERNRLANAEKLYAAASEIHDALGADGGCIDSLSAAAGSAEKISAMDPSMGEFVENMNTALIASQDALSQVRQYMEDVEADPNRLEQVEERLELIRTLKHKYGDTIEDILRYASELSGKVEELTNAEELSGSLANRIEDMQNKLHGICEKLTKLRKASAPKFEKAVESELSDLAMGKTRFEVSMQPIDPGLKGADELEFMISPNPGEPVKPLAKIASGGEMSRIMLALKSVTAGASVPTLIFDEIDSGIGGRTAQVLGDKIASLAKNCQVLCVTHLPQVASKADRHFSVDKVVLDGRSMVRITALENEERVAELARMLGGTESSVAATQHAREMLSLAYQRDH